In uncultured Desulfuromonas sp., the genomic stretch TGAATCATTGTGTTTAGATTCTGGAATTGTTGTTCAGTGTTTTTCATTCCAGACCAAATTCCACCGGAATGCTGTCTGTATACTGCAGGCTCGATTTCATCTCCCATATATTTAGCCTTACCGTGCAGTCCAAGCAAAACCATGAGAAAACGATCACAATTAAATACACGATCATACTCAGCAGGATAATCATTAATGACATTTCTAAAGCACATGGTCAAGGTAAGCAAGCGTCCTTCAGTCACAAGATCATTGGCCAAATAGTCTCTCTTCTGGTCTTCAGCCAATTTTGATCGCGAAACAAGCCCCCCTTCATTATTGACAATAATTGCATCATGAAAGGTAACAACATAATCATCATTTTCTTCAAGAAAATCGATCTGTTTCTGAAGTTTTAACGGATCTGTCCAGTAGTCATCACCTTCACAAACTGCTATATATTTACCTCTAGCAATCCCCATTAATGCCTTTAAGGGTCTTACGCCCTTCGAGTATTGATTTTCAGATTCATAAATTACTTTTATAATCGTTGAATATAAAGATTCATATTTCCTGACAATCTCTGGAGTCAAGTCAGTTGAAGCATCATCCCGAATTAGAATTTCAAAAGGAAAAGACGTTTTCTGAATTAAAAATCCTTTCAGAGCGTCTTCTATAAATGATTCATGATTATAGGTCGTGCAACAAATGCTGACAAGTGGGTCAATACTTAAATCACTCCACTTCATTATAATATCTTCTTCCGCATTTATATTATTTACAGCGTTTTCATACATTGTATACGCTCAAAAAAGTCCACAAAACCATGACAAAACACCCAGACTAGTGTTCTGTCAATGCTAAAAATTCGAGAGAGTGGCACAGCATCGTGCCATTCTCACAAGGCGCGAAATCGCCGAAGTGCCCACTCCTCTTCAAGATTTTGCAACGCAGTGGGAAGGGTGCAAGGCGAAGCCAGACCCGAAGATTTAGTGTTGTCAGAGTACTAGAAGCTTTTTTTCGTTATAAGCCACATTTTTTACGACAGCGGCCTAAAGTTCTCTAGTTTCCAAAATGCTTCCGGGATTACCAACGACAACTGAATTCATCGGAACATCATTCAGAACGACAGAACCTGCGCCAATCAGTGAAAAATCTCCTATGTCTACTTTCTCTCTGATTGTAGCATTGCTCCCAACATGCACAGCTCGTCCCACTCTGACATTTGCACCAATCACGCTATTGGTTGCGATATGTGCAAATTTTTCGAGAGAACTATCGTGACCGACAAAAGAATTCGGCAGCAAAATACAATTGTCACCAATTGTAGTGTCCGGTGACAGCTGTGTTAACGGTGCCATCAGTACACCATTCCCGATCGAGCATAACCCCTTGGGGATAATAGCCGTGGGATGAATCAATGTGGCAAATCTATCTTGTGGTATTTCAAGAGATTCCACTTTCTCAAAGGTTTCTTTTTCGTTCTTAAGTCCCACATAAGCGACAAAAAAAAGAACATTCCTATCGTCAAGCAGTTTTGCTAAATCATTCGTCGCTCCCAGCACGGGATATTTTTTATATTTGCCAATTAAATGCCCAGTGTTGTAAAAATCATTCAAAAAGCCAAGAACCTCATAATGGCCTAAGTCATTAGCAATTGAGGCGGCAATCATCCCAATACCGCTCCCACCCAAAATCACTAGTTTTTTCACAAGCACCTCATTGACAGCTCTGATTTTTATTTTTTATCAAATCATTCTTTCGGCAAAGCTTTTTGGCAGCCAAAACCATTGGTGGACCAACAAACTTATTATTGATTACGGCAACACCGCGCCCCTCATTCTGAGCCTTTGAAGCCATACTAATCATCTCCATCGCCTCTTCGACTTCCTGTTGCGTTGGCGAAAAATACTGATGAACCAAGGGCAATTCCTTTGGGTTCAATACCAGCATTCCTTCGTAACCTAGATTTCTTGCAATCCTTAAATTTCGCTCTAAATCCTCAAGGTCATGTACCTTTACATGAACAGTGTCGATAGGTACGACATGACTCGCCCTTGCCGCCATCGCAATCATGGCACGTGCAGAAAAAATACTCAGTCCCTCAGAATCATGAATCCCCTGAAGGTCAGTCACAAAGTCTTCGCAACCAAATGCGATAGCAACGACCCGCTGCGAAGCTTGGCATATAGCCTGAGCATTAAGAACAGCGGCAGCTGTCTCAATCAGAGGAATTAACTTAAAAGTTCCTGCAGGAATCTCTTTCTCATATTCAATCGTGTCTAGTAGCTTGTCGATAAAGTAAACATCCTGCCCTGTGTACGACTTTGGATACATGAACCCAGTAACACCAGAAATGGTTAACGCCATAAGGTCCTTCAGTAGCTGCCCACTCTCACGATCATTCACTCGAGGAAAAATCAAATGATTATTGAAGCGCCCCTCTTCCACATAGCGAACAATATTCTCTCGGGCAGCCATTTTATTCTCTGTCGGCTGTACTGAATCTTCAATGTCCAAAAGCAGTACATCAGCATCACTTCTACTGGCACTATCCATCAAACGGTCATTGTGAGCTGGAACAAACATTAGGCTTCGCATTAAATATTGAATGGAAGCACTCATAAAACAGCCTTCTTCACTAATACGTTACGCCTGAATTTTAAAACGTTTTTGCCATGTTGATTGAATGCAACTGTTTCTACATAAACAGTCCCACGATCATTCCGAGAGGACGACTCCTTTTTAGCAAGTATCTCCGTTTGCGCATAAAGCGTGTCACCAACAAACACGGGCTCAAGATGTTCAATCATTTCATAATTAAGATTGGCAACAGCTTTACCACTAATATCAGGAACCGTCATGCCGACGATGATTGAGAAAACCAGCGTGCCGACAACCAAAAGTTTACCATGTTGGTTGCGCTCTGCGTAATCGAGGTTGGTATGGACCGGATGGTGGTTCATGGTCAAAAGAGAAAATAAGTTATTATCACTTTCGAAAATTGTTTTTGATAGCGCATGGTGAACAACATCTCCCACTTCAAATTCATCGAAATAATGTCCCAGCTTGAATGCTTCCATATTCCATCTCACATTTCAGTTCGCGAATTCAAACGAGATAATTAACGAAAATATCGTACTTTTAAATATCATAGCATCAGGCTTTTTTACAACCCCTCACTACTTTTACATTTACCTAACTTTTTAATATGTTACAAACCCTATCAATATCGTCACGACTCACTGCCGTCCCAGTTGGCAAGGTCAGAATGCGAGCGGCAACTTCCTCCGTATGGCGCAAAAGAAGCTTTGCATTCGGTTGATAAGATCTATATGGCTCCATATTATGGCAACCAGGCCAGAAATACCGCCGTGCGAGGACATTCGACGAATGGAGCTTATTCAGAAGCTCATCCCTGGTAAGGGGGTAGTCACTTTTCACCTCAAGAACTAAATACTGCCAATTACATGTTTCAGAATCTTCAAATTCCATAAGCTTTAAACCCCGAATTCGGGATATATAGGTCTTATAAGTATTATAGTTGCTCTTGTTGATTTCCATAAAATCTGGCAACGACTTGAGATTCGTCAACCCCATGGCTGCGGCAACCTCTGTCATTTTTCCATTAGTACCGATATAGCCAACATTATCCATCCCTTGAAAACCGAAGTTCTGCATCAGTCTGATTTTCTTTGCTAACGCGTCGTCATTTGTGGCGATACATCCGCCCTCAAAGGTGTTAAAGAATTTTGTCGCGTGAAAACTGAAGACCTCGCAATCGCCAAAATTTCCGATCATCTGTCCTTGATGGGAACAACCAAAAGCATGCGCCGCATCGAACAGCAGATTCAGATCGTGCTTATCCGCGATACTCTGTAACCTTTCGATATCACAGGGGCGACCATAGAGGTGTACTGCTAAAATTCCAGTGGTATTCGGAGTAATATGACGCTCGACCTCTATCGGGTCAATACAATATGTCTCTGGATCAATATCACAAAAAACCGGTTTAATTTCCTGCCATTGAAGGGCATGAGCAGTTGCGATAAAAGTCATTGACGGAACGATAACTTCCCCACGCAAATTTAAAGCACGGATGGCAATCTCCAGCGCAATGGTCCCATTGCACATGGTAATACAGTGCTTCACACCGAGATAATCTGCCAGTTCACGCTCGAAATCCTGCACTAATCGGCCACGATTTGTCAGCCAACGCCGATCAAATATTTCGTCAACATACTTGTGAAACAGTTCTCGATCACCAATATTAGGTGCCCCCACATGTAAGGTTTTATCATTCATTCACTTTCAACCTTTTAAGCTTTCCCATTCGCCGCGAATAATACTCGCCGCCCAGCCAAATGTCGGTGCCTTACATATAAAAGAAATCGTATTTGTGGTTCTAGAAAAGACTTTCTTGTTTTCAGGGTGTAACGAACCAACTGTTATCGTATATCTTCCCCCATTGAGAAACAAATGTGGAATTTTAAGTTCTATCGTTAACTTTCCGTTCTCCGGCACAAAGGGGGCAGTATCTGCATAGGAAAGACAATCCACGACTTCACGAAGTTGTTGGTCGATAATTTTAATAAAAAGATCTACCGCATTAACAATGCTATCCCTCACCACAAATTCAAGAAGTAAAAAAAATTCGCTCCCGTTTGAATGCACATATTCATCATCGAAACAATGCGTATTTTGGACATTGTCTCTCAAGCCGACGCGTACCAATTCCATTTCGCCACTACCTTGCTCTTCACGACAATTCACGGGGAATGTACGAACATATTGCCCCAAGGCATCAGAAACATTTTTCAGACCGTCAGCTCTCCCATTATCCATCACCAATGCTCTATTACAAGATCTCGCCACCATAGGCAAATTATGTGAAACAAAAATAACTGCACTCTTAGGAATAATTTCCGCCATACGATTCAAGCTTTTGATTACAAATCCCAAGTCGCCAACAGCTAGAACTTCATCAATGATCAGCACATCCGGCTCCATTTGAGCAGCAATGGCAAACCCTAGGCGCACCTTCATGCCAGAGCTATAATTTTGAACCGGCATCTCGATAAAGTCACCAATTTCTGAAAATTCAACAATGGAATCCATCTTTTCTCGGATTTGTTCTTTAGTGAATCCCAGCACGGCACCGTTAACGTAAATATTCTCTTTTCCAGTCAGGACCGGACTGAAGCCTGCTCCCAATTCTATCAATGCTCCAACCCGACCATGTATCGTAATTCGTCCACGGTCAGGTTTGATCAGTCCATTAAGCATTTTAAGAAGTGTACTCTTCCCCGCTCCATTTCGCCCAAGCAGGCCAAGACATTCGCCACGCTTCAGCTCGAAAGACACATTATTAACGGCCCAAAACTCGCTCGGTCGTAAATCTCCATGCCCCCCAGCACGCCCCAGCATTTCTCCGGCCACATCCTGCATTCCATACCAGAGTGAACGTTTAAGGG encodes the following:
- a CDS encoding glycosyltransferase codes for the protein MYENAVNNINAEEDIIMKWSDLSIDPLVSICCTTYNHESFIEDALKGFLIQKTSFPFEILIRDDASTDLTPEIVRKYESLYSTIIKVIYESENQYSKGVRPLKALMGIARGKYIAVCEGDDYWTDPLKLQKQIDFLEENDDYVVTFHDAIIVNNEGGLVSRSKLAEDQKRDYLANDLVTEGRLLTLTMCFRNVINDYPAEYDRVFNCDRFLMVLLGLHGKAKYMGDEIEPAVYRQHSGGIWSGMKNTEQQFQNLNTMIHIYTYLKRIEKNSLAVVFFENQVAPRVREIYFPESHMLSSLIKAKMKCIYCHGLNKIVKIYKSFM
- a CDS encoding NeuD/PglB/VioB family sugar acetyltransferase, with the translated sequence MKKLVILGGSGIGMIAASIANDLGHYEVLGFLNDFYNTGHLIGKYKKYPVLGATNDLAKLLDDRNVLFFVAYVGLKNEKETFEKVESLEIPQDRFATLIHPTAIIPKGLCSIGNGVLMAPLTQLSPDTTIGDNCILLPNSFVGHDSSLEKFAHIATNSVIGANVRVGRAVHVGSNATIREKVDIGDFSLIGAGSVVLNDVPMNSVVVGNPGSILETREL
- a CDS encoding CoA ester lyase; protein product: MSASIQYLMRSLMFVPAHNDRLMDSASRSDADVLLLDIEDSVQPTENKMAARENIVRYVEEGRFNNHLIFPRVNDRESGQLLKDLMALTISGVTGFMYPKSYTGQDVYFIDKLLDTIEYEKEIPAGTFKLIPLIETAAAVLNAQAICQASQRVVAIAFGCEDFVTDLQGIHDSEGLSIFSARAMIAMAARASHVVPIDTVHVKVHDLEDLERNLRIARNLGYEGMLVLNPKELPLVHQYFSPTQQEVEEAMEMISMASKAQNEGRGVAVINNKFVGPPMVLAAKKLCRKNDLIKNKNQSCQ
- a CDS encoding MaoC family dehydratase; translated protein: MEAFKLGHYFDEFEVGDVVHHALSKTIFESDNNLFSLLTMNHHPVHTNLDYAERNQHGKLLVVGTLVFSIIVGMTVPDISGKAVANLNYEMIEHLEPVFVGDTLYAQTEILAKKESSSRNDRGTVYVETVAFNQHGKNVLKFRRNVLVKKAVL
- a CDS encoding DegT/DnrJ/EryC1/StrS family aminotransferase; this translates as MNDKTLHVGAPNIGDRELFHKYVDEIFDRRWLTNRGRLVQDFERELADYLGVKHCITMCNGTIALEIAIRALNLRGEVIVPSMTFIATAHALQWQEIKPVFCDIDPETYCIDPIEVERHITPNTTGILAVHLYGRPCDIERLQSIADKHDLNLLFDAAHAFGCSHQGQMIGNFGDCEVFSFHATKFFNTFEGGCIATNDDALAKKIRLMQNFGFQGMDNVGYIGTNGKMTEVAAAMGLTNLKSLPDFMEINKSNYNTYKTYISRIRGLKLMEFEDSETCNWQYLVLEVKSDYPLTRDELLNKLHSSNVLARRYFWPGCHNMEPYRSYQPNAKLLLRHTEEVAARILTLPTGTAVSRDDIDRVCNILKS
- a CDS encoding polysaccharide ABC transporter ATP-binding protein, coding for MRDEVLVKVENVSKKFCRTLKRSLWYGMQDVAGEMLGRAGGHGDLRPSEFWAVNNVSFELKRGECLGLLGRNGAGKSTLLKMLNGLIKPDRGRITIHGRVGALIELGAGFSPVLTGKENIYVNGAVLGFTKEQIREKMDSIVEFSEIGDFIEMPVQNYSSGMKVRLGFAIAAQMEPDVLIIDEVLAVGDLGFVIKSLNRMAEIIPKSAVIFVSHNLPMVARSCNRALVMDNGRADGLKNVSDALGQYVRTFPVNCREEQGSGEMELVRVGLRDNVQNTHCFDDEYVHSNGSEFFLLLEFVVRDSIVNAVDLFIKIIDQQLREVVDCLSYADTAPFVPENGKLTIELKIPHLFLNGGRYTITVGSLHPENKKVFSRTTNTISFICKAPTFGWAASIIRGEWESLKG